A stretch of DNA from Candidatus Eremiobacteraceae bacterium:
CGCGAGCCGATTCGTCACCTACAGTTCCGCATTTGGGGACCGTCAGCGCATCTATCGGACCGGCGATCGCGCTAGACTATTGGAGAACGGCGAAATCGCATTCATTGGCCGCATAGACGATCAGGTGAAGATCCGCGGTTTTCGCATCGAACTCGGTGAGATCGTGGCGTCCCTGAACAGCTTCGCCGGGATTGAAGCCAGTGCGGTTTCGGTGCGCGATATCGGCGACGGCGCGCCCACGCTAGTCGCCTATGTCGTTCCCGGCCGCGATACGGTTCTTACGAACTCCGCACTCCGTGAATTTCTCACCGCCCGCCTGCCCGACTACATGGTCCCAGCATTTTTTGTATCACTTCCCGAGCTGCCGACGCTGGCCAACGGAAAGTTTGATAAGTCTTCCCTCCCGGCGCCTAGCATAGAGAATCTATTGCCGGACAGGGCACCTTCGAGCGATCCCACCGATGGAAGCAACGCGTTGCAACATCGTATTTCAGCATTGGTCGCTTCCATGCTTGGCCGGCCGTCGATAGAACCTGAGGAGAACTTTTTCATGGTGGGCGGCCACTCCATGCTTGGTGCAGAGCTCGTCGCGCGGATTCGTGAAACGTTCGGAGTAAATCTTACGCTTCGCCAACTGTTCACGTCGCCTACCGTCGCCGCGCTGTCCGCCGAAGTCGCACAATTGACAAAGGCGGCACAGTAGGAACGAGATGTCCAACGAGTTGTCCACAGTCCCGCTGAGCCTCTACCACCTGCTTGATCCGGAGGTGCTGGCGAATCCATACCCGCTTTATCGCCGACTCCGCACTGAGGACCCCGTTTATTGGGACCCCTACCTCCACGCGTGGATCGTCACACGATATGCGGATGTCGTCACCGTCCTCACATCCTTTTCGGCAGACCGCGCACCCACGCCCGAGTTCTTCGAGGCATTGAACGCACCCGAAGTCAGCCCGATCGCCAAAGTGATGGGCAAGCAAATGCTATTCATGGATCCGCCGGCGCACGCTCGCCTGCGAAAACTGGCCGCACCGGCCTTCATGCCGGCGCGCGTGCAAGGTCTGCGCGATCACATCTGCGAGATAGCGACGAAGCTGATCGATGAAATCGTCGCGCGCGGTACAGGACGGATGGATCTGCTCGCCGATTTCGCGGAACCGCTTCCTGCCATCGTGTCGGCCGAGATGCTGGGCGTACCTTCGGAAGATCACGTGAGACTGAAGGATTGGTCCTCGACGTTTGCCGAGATGCTCGGAAACTTCCAGCACAACCCCGACCGGCTTGACGGTGTGCTGCGCGCGCTCGACAATCTTACGGCTTACTTCAACGACGCCATCGTCGAGCAGCGGAGTAGACCACGCGCTGGGTTGGTTCATACGCTGATGTCCAGCGAGGTGGACGGCGATCGCCTGACCGACGAGGAAGTCGTCGCAAACTCCATCGTCACCATGGTCGGAGGACAGGAAACCACCACCAACCTGATCGCAAACGGCATGCTTTCGCTGTTGCGCGATCCGGATCAATTGGCGCGCCTCCGCAGCGACGACCAGATCATGCCGGCCGCGGTCGAGGAACTGCTTCGGTATGAAAGCCCAAGTCAGCATACCGCGCGTCTGGCGCCGGACGACGTCGTGCTCGGTGGGAAGCGAATTTGCAAGCGCGATGCGGTGATCGCGGTGATGGCCGCCGCTAACCGGGACCCTGAGCGGTTTCCCGACCCGGATCGACTGGACTTCGATCGGCCGGACAACCGCCATCTCGCGTTTGGATGGGCGGCCCATTTCTGTTTCGGTGCGCCGCTAGCCCGGCTCGAAGCACGTATCGCCTTCGAAACGCTCCTCCGCCGGTTCCCCACCCTTCGGCTCACCGGCGAACAACTCGTCTGGCGTGAAAACCTGGGGTTGCGCGGGATGCGGTCCCTTCCGCTCTTGTACGAGACCTGCGCGTGAGCGCCGGCGTCGGCAAATCCCCATTCTCGAAACTTGAGACGTTATCGGCCCCACATATTCGCCCCGCACGATTTGAAGACTACGATGATATCGCGCACCTCGCGTCGGCGCATTCGCTAAAGACCTTACCGCAAGACGACTGGCGAAGCATGTGGCTCGATAACCCGCTTTGGCCGCGGCTCGGCAATGATTGGCAGATCGGGTGGGTTCTTGAGACCACGACGAGTGAGATCGTGGGCTCAGTATTAAACGTTCCGTCGCTCTACAGGTTTCGGGGACGAGAACTCATCTGCGGAAATGGCCGCTCCTGGGCCACCGCTTCGGAATACCGCGGCTATGCTCTTTGGCTAATGGAAGAATATTTCAATCAGCCGGGCGTCGATCTGTTCATCAATACCACCGTCGGCCCGATGGCAGCTCGATTGATCGATCGCCTCTCAGCCCGCATCCCGCAGGGTGATTGGGCGACGGGTTCGACGTGGGTGACCGGATACGTCGAGTTCGCACGACAAAGATTGCGGCTGCGACACGTACCGCTCGCCGATTTGTTGGCCTATCCCGCCGGTGGGGTACTCTGGTTGAAGCATGCGATCCGAAAGAAACCTCTTCCAAACTTTCCTCGCGCCGTGTTCGTCGAATCCGCGGAGTGCTTCGATTCTCGGTTCGATGCATTCTGGGACGAGCTCGTCCGTCAGAATCCGGATAAATTAATGGGAGAACGAAACTGCCGTGCGCTTTCGTGGCATTTTGCCATTCCCATGCGCACGAGTCGATTGTGGATTTTGACCGCATCTCGAAACCGCCAACTCCGCGCATATTGCATCCTCGTCCGCACGGGGGATGGCCGGCAAGTGGATTTTGTCGACTATCAGACCATCGAGCCAGATATCGATTTCCTTCCCGGGTTGCTTCACGCCGCGCTGAGACGATGTGCGAAAGAGGGCGTGTATATTTTGCGAAATCTCGGACGCGGCGTGCCCAAGATGCGAGTCCTCGACGATTGCGCGCCCTATCGCAACGAGCTCTCGAACTGGAGATTCTTCTACCGCGCAGCCGACCCGGATTTGGACGCGGAACTACGTGCCGCGCGCTTTTGGGACCCCTCGGTGTATGATGGAGACGCGAGCTTCAAGTAGATCCGAGTAACCAAAGGAAAACAATATGCTCATTCAACTAGTCCACTATACGTTCGCTCCCGAAGACGCGGACAAAGTCGAAACGATATTGCGAGAGTTGCGCGATGCCTCCCGCGAGGAAAAAGGCGTGACCACCTTCGACGTCGCTCGAAGCCAAGAGAAGCAGAACGTGTTCGTGCTGTGGGAAGCGTATCGCGATAGAGTGTCTCTGGATGCTCACATCGCGACGGAGCACTTCAAGCGGCTCGTGATAAATGGCGTGCGGCCGCTGGCGCAGGAACGGGTCGCAGAGATGCTCTTCCCGATCTGACCACACCCGCTAGAAGCGCAGCGAGAGGCAACTGAGCCCGCCATCCATTTTCTGGAACTCGGAAACGTCGATGAGCTCGAGGGT
This window harbors:
- a CDS encoding putative quinol monooxygenase, with product MLIQLVHYTFAPEDADKVETILRELRDASREEKGVTTFDVARSQEKQNVFVLWEAYRDRVSLDAHIATEHFKRLVINGVRPLAQERVAEMLFPI
- a CDS encoding cytochrome P450, with amino-acid sequence MSNELSTVPLSLYHLLDPEVLANPYPLYRRLRTEDPVYWDPYLHAWIVTRYADVVTVLTSFSADRAPTPEFFEALNAPEVSPIAKVMGKQMLFMDPPAHARLRKLAAPAFMPARVQGLRDHICEIATKLIDEIVARGTGRMDLLADFAEPLPAIVSAEMLGVPSEDHVRLKDWSSTFAEMLGNFQHNPDRLDGVLRALDNLTAYFNDAIVEQRSRPRAGLVHTLMSSEVDGDRLTDEEVVANSIVTMVGGQETTTNLIANGMLSLLRDPDQLARLRSDDQIMPAAVEELLRYESPSQHTARLAPDDVVLGGKRICKRDAVIAVMAAANRDPERFPDPDRLDFDRPDNRHLAFGWAAHFCFGAPLARLEARIAFETLLRRFPTLRLTGEQLVWRENLGLRGMRSLPLLYETCA